One genomic window of Glycine max cultivar Williams 82 chromosome 16, Glycine_max_v4.0, whole genome shotgun sequence includes the following:
- the LOC100305365 gene encoding protein kinase precursor yields the protein MVLHSWISSSHILVNFLLLLGCGITYGTDTDIFCLKSIKESLEDPYNYLKFSWDFNNKTEGYICRFNGVECWHPDENRVLNLKLSNMGLKGQFPRGIQNCSSLTGLDLSINKLSGTIPGDISTLIPFATSIDLSTNEFSGAIPVSLANCTFLNTLKLDQNRLTGQIPPQFGVLSRIKVFSVSNNLLTGQVPIFRDGVELHYANNQGLCGGNTLAPCQATPSKSNMAVIAGAAAGGVTLAALGLGIGMFFFVRRVSFKKKEEDPEGNKWARSLKGTKRIKASYIGRTGTVYKAVLDDGTTLMVKRLQESQYTEKEFMSEMGFCMTKRERLLVYKNMPNGNLHDQLHPADGVSTLDWTTRLKIAIGAAKGLAWLHHSCNPRIIHRNISSKCILLDADFEPKISDFGLARLMNPIDTHLSTFVNGEFGDLGYVAPEYTRTLVATPKGDIYSFGTVLLELVTGERPTNVSKAPETFKGNLVEWITELTSNAKLHDAIDESLVRKDVDSELFQFLKVACNCVSPTPKERPTMFEVYQLLRAIGGRYNFTTEDDILVPTDIGNTDNMQELIVAQEGSY from the exons ATGGTTCTGCATAGCTGGATTTCCAGCTCTCATATTCTTGTTAATTTCTTGCTGCTGCTTGGTTGTGGCATAACCTACGGGACTGACACTGATATCTTCTGCTTGAAAAGTATCAAAGAATCCCTTGAAGACCCCTATAATTATTTGAAGTTCTCTTGGGATTTCAACAACAAAACTGAAGGGTATATCTGCAGGTTTAATGGGGTTGAGTGTTGGCACCCTGACGAGAACAGGGTCTTGAATCTCAAACTGTCGAATATGGGACTCAAGGGCCAGTTTCCTCGTGGCATTCAAAATTGCTCGAGCTTAACTGGATTAGACCTTTCAATTAACAAACTCTCTGGAACCATTCCGGGAGACATATCCACTCTTATACCATTTGCGACGTCTATTGATCTATCTACAAATGAGTTTTCTGGGGCAATTCCCGTGAGTCTTGCGAATTGTACCTTTCTTAATACCCTTAAACTTGATCAGAATCGACTCACTGGCCAAATTCCTCCACAATTTGGTGTTCTCTCACGAATTAAGGTATTTTCTGTATCCAACAATCTTTTGACGGGGCAAGTTCCAATCTTTAGGGATGGGGTTGAGTTACATTATGCAAATAATCAAGGCCTATGTGGAGGAAATACATTGGCGCCTTGCCAAGCCACGCCTTCCAAGAGTAACATGGCTGTTATTGCTGGAGCTGCTGCTGGCGGGGTGACTCTTGCGGCATTAGGATTGGGTATTGGAATGTTCTTCTTTGTGCGACGTGTTTCtttcaagaagaaggaagaggATCCTGAAGGAAACAAATGGGCAAGAAGTCTAAAAGGAACTAAACGAATTAAGGCAAGCTATATCG GAAGAACAGGAACTGTTTACAAAGCTGTCCTTGACGATGGCACAACTCTTATGGTTAAGAGATTACAGGAATCTCAGTACACTGAAAAAGAATTTATGTCTGAGATGG GTTTTTGTATGACCAAAAGGGAGAGGCTTTTGGTCTATAAAAACATGCCAAATGGCAACCTCCATGACCAACTCCATCCCGCTGATGGTGTGAGCACCCTTGACTGGACTACAAGGCTCAAAATTGCAattggagcagccaaagggttAGCATGGCTTCATCATAGCTGCAATCCCCGTATCATCCACCGAAACATAAGCTCGAAGTGCATCTTGTTGGATGCAGATTTTGAGCCAAAAATTTCTGATTTCGGCCTTGCTAGACTGATGAATCCAATTGATACTCATTTGAGTACTTTTGTAAATGGGGAGTTTGGAGATTTAGGTTATGTTGCTCCTGAGTACACAAGAACTTTGGTTGCTACACCTAAAGGGGATATTTACAGCTTTGGAACTGTTCTTCTTGAGTTGGTGACAGGTGAAAGACCTACCAATGTGTCTAAAGCTCCGGAAACTTTTAAAGGAAATCTGGTAGAATGGATTACGGAGCTCACAAGCAATGCAAAACTCCATGATGCCATTGATGAATCACTAGTCAGAAAGGATGTTGATAGTGAGCTTTTCCAATTTCTAAAGGTTGCATGCAACTGTGTCTCACCAACTCCAAAGGAGAGGCCCACCATGTTTGAAGTGTATCAGCTTTTAAGAGCTATTGGGGGTAGATACAATTTCACAACTGAGGATGATATATTGGTACCTACTGATATTGGTAATACTGATAACATGCAGGAACTTATTGTAGCCCAAGAAGGAAGTTATTGA
- the LOC100305365 gene encoding protein kinase isoform X1: MVLHSWISSSHILVNFLLLLGCGITYGTDTDIFCLKSIKESLEDPYNYLKFSWDFNNKTEGYICRFNGVECWHPDENRVLNLKLSNMGLKGQFPRGIQNCSSLTGLDLSINKLSGTIPGDISTLIPFATSIDLSTNEFSGAIPVSLANCTFLNTLKLDQNRLTGQIPPQFGVLSRIKVFSVSNNLLTGQVPIFRDGVELHYANNQGLCGGNTLAPCQATPSKSNMAVIAGAAAGGVTLAALGLGIGMFFFVRRVSFKKKEEDPEGNKWARSLKGTKRIKVSMFEKSISKMKLSDLMKATNNFSNTNIIGTGRTGTVYKAVLDDGTTLMVKRLQESQYTEKEFMSEMGTLGTVKHRNLVPLLGFCMTKRERLLVYKNMPNGNLHDQLHPADGVSTLDWTTRLKIAIGAAKGLAWLHHSCNPRIIHRNISSKCILLDADFEPKISDFGLARLMNPIDTHLSTFVNGEFGDLGYVAPEYTRTLVATPKGDIYSFGTVLLELVTGERPTNVSKAPETFKGNLVEWITELTSNAKLHDAIDESLVRKDVDSELFQFLKVACNCVSPTPKERPTMFEVYQLLRAIGGRYNFTTEDDILVPTDIGNTDNMQELIVAQEGSY; encoded by the exons ATGGTTCTGCATAGCTGGATTTCCAGCTCTCATATTCTTGTTAATTTCTTGCTGCTGCTTGGTTGTGGCATAACCTACGGGACTGACACTGATATCTTCTGCTTGAAAAGTATCAAAGAATCCCTTGAAGACCCCTATAATTATTTGAAGTTCTCTTGGGATTTCAACAACAAAACTGAAGGGTATATCTGCAGGTTTAATGGGGTTGAGTGTTGGCACCCTGACGAGAACAGGGTCTTGAATCTCAAACTGTCGAATATGGGACTCAAGGGCCAGTTTCCTCGTGGCATTCAAAATTGCTCGAGCTTAACTGGATTAGACCTTTCAATTAACAAACTCTCTGGAACCATTCCGGGAGACATATCCACTCTTATACCATTTGCGACGTCTATTGATCTATCTACAAATGAGTTTTCTGGGGCAATTCCCGTGAGTCTTGCGAATTGTACCTTTCTTAATACCCTTAAACTTGATCAGAATCGACTCACTGGCCAAATTCCTCCACAATTTGGTGTTCTCTCACGAATTAAGGTATTTTCTGTATCCAACAATCTTTTGACGGGGCAAGTTCCAATCTTTAGGGATGGGGTTGAGTTACATTATGCAAATAATCAAGGCCTATGTGGAGGAAATACATTGGCGCCTTGCCAAGCCACGCCTTCCAAGAGTAACATGGCTGTTATTGCTGGAGCTGCTGCTGGCGGGGTGACTCTTGCGGCATTAGGATTGGGTATTGGAATGTTCTTCTTTGTGCGACGTGTTTCtttcaagaagaaggaagaggATCCTGAAGGAAACAAATGGGCAAGAAGTCTAAAAGGAACTAAACGAATTAAG GTTTCTATGTTTGAgaaatcaatttcaaaaatgaaattgagtgATCTCATGAAGGCTACTAACAACTTCAGTAATACCAATATCATTGGGACAGGAAGAACAGGAACTGTTTACAAAGCTGTCCTTGACGATGGCACAACTCTTATGGTTAAGAGATTACAGGAATCTCAGTACACTGAAAAAGAATTTATGTCTGAGATGGGTACGCTAGGTACTGTCAAACATCGCAATCTGGTTCCTCTTTTAGGTTTTTGTATGACCAAAAGGGAGAGGCTTTTGGTCTATAAAAACATGCCAAATGGCAACCTCCATGACCAACTCCATCCCGCTGATGGTGTGAGCACCCTTGACTGGACTACAAGGCTCAAAATTGCAattggagcagccaaagggttAGCATGGCTTCATCATAGCTGCAATCCCCGTATCATCCACCGAAACATAAGCTCGAAGTGCATCTTGTTGGATGCAGATTTTGAGCCAAAAATTTCTGATTTCGGCCTTGCTAGACTGATGAATCCAATTGATACTCATTTGAGTACTTTTGTAAATGGGGAGTTTGGAGATTTAGGTTATGTTGCTCCTGAGTACACAAGAACTTTGGTTGCTACACCTAAAGGGGATATTTACAGCTTTGGAACTGTTCTTCTTGAGTTGGTGACAGGTGAAAGACCTACCAATGTGTCTAAAGCTCCGGAAACTTTTAAAGGAAATCTGGTAGAATGGATTACGGAGCTCACAAGCAATGCAAAACTCCATGATGCCATTGATGAATCACTAGTCAGAAAGGATGTTGATAGTGAGCTTTTCCAATTTCTAAAGGTTGCATGCAACTGTGTCTCACCAACTCCAAAGGAGAGGCCCACCATGTTTGAAGTGTATCAGCTTTTAAGAGCTATTGGGGGTAGATACAATTTCACAACTGAGGATGATATATTGGTACCTACTGATATTGGTAATACTGATAACATGCAGGAACTTATTGTAGCCCAAGAAGGAAGTTATTGA
- the LOC100777510 gene encoding putative disease resistance RPP13-like protein 1 translates to MAEAMVAGAFLSASLQVTFDRLASSDIKDYFHGRKLKDEMLKKLDIVLNSINQVLEDAEERQYRSPNVMKWLDELKEAIYEAELLLDEVATEASRQKLEAEFQPATSKVRGFFMAFINPFDKQIESRVKELLENIEFLAKQMDFLGLRKGICAGNEVGISWKLPNRLPTTSLVDESSICGREGDKEEIMKILLSDSVTCNQVPVVSIVGMGGMGKTTLSQLVYNDPRVLDQFDLKAWVYVSQDFDVVALTKAILKALRSLAAEEKDLNLLQLELKQRLMGKKFLLVLDDVWNENYWSWEALQIPFIYGSSGSRILITTRSEKVASVMNSSQILHLKPLEKEDCWKLFVNLAFHDKDASKYPNLVSVGSKIVNKCGGLPLAIRTVGNILRAKFSQHEWVKILESDMWNLSDNDSSINPALRLSYHNLPSYLKRCFAYCSLFPKGYEFYKDQLIQLWMAEGLLNFCQINKSEEELGTEFFNDLVARSFFQQSRRHGSCFTMHDLLNDLAKSVSGDFCLQIDSSFDKEITKRTRHISCSHKFNLDDKFLEHISKCNRLHCLMALTWEIGRGVLMNSNDQRALFSRIKYLRVLSFNNCLLTELVDDISNLKLLRYLDLSYTKVKRLPDSICVLHNLQTLLLTWCYHLTELPLDFHKLVNLRNLDVRMSGINMMPNHIGNLKHLQTLTSFFIRKHSGFDVKELGNLNNLQGTLSIFRLENVTDPADAMEANMKQKKHLEGLVLDWGDKFGRRNENEDSIIERNVLEALQPNGNMKRLTVLRYDGTSFPSWFGGTHLPNLVSITLTESKFCFILPPFGQLPSLKELYISSFYGIEVIGPEFCGNDSSNLPFRSLEVLKFEEMSAWKEWCSFEGEGLSCLKDLSIKRCPWLRRTLPQHLPSLNKLVISDCQHLEDSVPKAASIHELELRGCEKILLKDLPSSLKKARIHGTRLIESCLEQILFNNAFLEELKMHDFRGPNLKWSSLDLQTHDSLGTLSITSWYSSSFPFALDLFANLHSLHFYDCPWLESFPKGGLPSTLQKLEIEGCPKLVASREDWGFFKLHSLKEFRVSDELANVVSFPEYLLLPSSLSVLELIGCSKLTTTNYMGFLHLKSLKSFHISGCPRLQCLPEESLPNSLSVLWIHDCPLLKQRYQKNGEHWHKIHHIPSVMITWQMKHAAHSSVCSYPVFYVKYLCFIFWWN, encoded by the coding sequence ATGGCAGAAGCGATGGTTGCTGGGGCATTTCTCTCAGCCTCCCTTCAAGTGACTTTTGACAGGCTGGCTTCAAGTGACATCAAAGATTACTTCCATGGAAGGAAACTCAAGGATGAGATGCTCAAAAAGCTAGATATTGTGCTGAATTCTATCAACCAAGTGTTGGAGGATGCAGAGGAAAGGCAGTACAGAAGCCCTAATGTGATGAAGTGGCTTGATGAGCTTAAAGAGGCTATATATGAAGCAGAGTTGCTGTTAGACGAGGTTGCTACGGAGGCGTCACGACAGAAGCTGGAAGCTGAATTTCAGCCTGCTACTAGCAAGGTGCGAGGCTTCTTCATGGCTTTTATTAATCCCTTTGACAAACAAATTGAATCTAGGGTCAAAGAATTACTAGAGAACATAGAATTTCTGGCTAAGCAAATGGATTTTTTAGGGTTGAGAAAGGGAATTTGTGCTGGCAATGAAGTTGGAATCAGTTGGAAACTCCCCAACAGATTGCCAACTACATCCTTGGTGGATGAATCTAGCATATGTGGTAGAGAGGGTGATAAAGaggaaataatgaaaattttactTTCAGATAGTGTCACATGCAATCAGGTGCCAGTAGTTAGTATAGTGGGTATGGGAGGGATGGGTAAGACCACCCTTTCTCAGCTTGTATATAATGACCCGAGGGTTCTGGATCAATTTGACCTTAAAGCTTGGGTCTATGTTTCACAAGATTTTGATGTTGTTGCTCTTACAAAAGCGATTCTTAAGGCACTTCGGTCCTTAGCAGCAGAAGAAAAAGACTTGAATCTGCTCCAACTTGAATTGAAGCAAAGACTGATGGGAAAGAAATTTTTGCTTGTTTTAGATGATGTTTGGAACGAAAACTATTGGAGTTGGGAGGCACTACAAATTCCCTTCATTTATGGATCTTCAGGAAGTAGGATTCTTATTACCACTCGTAGTGAGAAGGTAGCATCGGTCATGAACTCCTCCCAAATACTTCATTTAAAGCCACTGGAGAAAGAAGATTGTTGGAAGCTATTTGTGAATCTTGCATTTCATGACAAGGATGCCTCCAAATATCCAAATCTTGTATCAGTTGGCAGTAAAATTGTTAACAAGTGTGGAGGATTGCCTTTAGCTATAAGAACAGTGGGAAATATCTTGCGAGCGAAATTCTCCCAGCATGAATGGGTTAAGATATTGGAAAGTGATATGTGGAACTTATCAGACAATGATAGCAGCATTAACCCCGCTCTGAGATTGAGTTACCATAATCTTCCTTCCTATCTGAAGCGTTGTTTTGCTTATTGCTCCTTATTTCCCAAAGGTTATGAGTTTTACAAGGATCAGTTAATCCAGTTGTGGATGGCAGAAGGTTTGTTGAATTTCTGCCAGATAAATAAGAGTGAAGAAGAGTTAGGTACTGAGTTCTTCAATGATCTAGTGGCAAGGTCTTTCTTCCAACAATCAAGACGCCATGGTTCTTGCTTCACTATGCATGATCTTCTTAATGACTTAGCAAAATCTGTCTCAGGAGATTTTTGTTTACAAATAGACAGCAGTTTTGACAAAGAGATAACAAAGAGAACTCGTCACATTTCATGCTCTCATAAATTTAACCTTGATGATAAATTTTTGGAGCATATTTCTAAGTGTAACAGACTGCATTGTCTTATGGCACTAACATGGGAAATTGGCAGAGGAGTTTTGATGAACAGCAATGACCAACGTGCTTTGTTTTCCAGAATAAAATATTTGCGCGTATTATCATTCAATAATTGTCTTCTCACAGAGTTAGTTGATGATATAAGCAATTTAAAGCTTTTACGTTATCTAGACCTTTCCTACACCAAGGTTAAAAGATTGCCTGACTCCATTTGTGTGCTGCATAATTTGCAGACACTATTATTAACATGGTGCTATCATTTGACAGAGCTCCCCTTAGATTTCCACAAACTTGTCAACTTGCGTAACCTTGATGTTCGTATGAGCGGAATAAATATGATGCCAAACCACATAGGAAACCTGAAACATCTTCAGACCCTGACTAGTTTTTTCATCAGGAAGCATAGTGGGTTTGATGTTAAGGAGTTGGGGAATCTCAACAATCTCCAAGGAACACTTTCAATTTTCAGGTTAGAAAATGTTACTGATCCTGCAGATGCCATGGAAGCTAATATGAAACAGAAAAAGCATTTAGAAGGATTAGTGTTGGATTGGGGTGACAAATTTGGAAGGCGCAATGAAAATGAGGACTCAATAATAGAAAGGAATGTGTTGGAGGCTCTTCAACCAAATGGTAACATGAAAAGGCTTACTGTTTTGCGTTATGATGGAACTAGCTTTCCAAGTTGGTTTGGAGGTACTCATTTACCCAATTTAGTATCTATTACCCTGACTGAAAGTAAATTCTGTTTTATCTTGCCACCGTTTGGGCAGCTCCCCTCTCTGAAGGAGCTTTACATATCATCCTTTTATGGGATAGAGGTCATTGGTCCTGAGTTTTGTGGTAATGATTCCTCAAATCTTCCATTCAGATCTCTtgaagttttgaaatttgagGAAATGAGTGCATGGAAAGAATGGTGCAGTTTTGAAGGTGAAGGTTTGTCTTGTCTTAAAGATCTTTCTATAAAACGCTGTCCTTGGTTGAGAAGGACCCTGCCTCAACACCTTCCTTCTCTGAATAAATTGGTAATTTCTGATTGCCAACACTTAGAGGATTCAGTTCCCAAGGCTGCTAGCATTCATGAACTAGAGTTGCGTGGATGTGAAAAAATTTTGCTGAAAGATTTGCCATCCAGCTTGAAAAAGGCCAGAATTCATGGAACTCGCCTCATTGAGTCCTGCCTCGAGCAAATTCTGTTCAACAATGCCTTTCTGGAAGAACTGAAAATGCATGACTTCCGTGGTCCAAATCTAAAATGGTCCTCTTTGGATTTACAAACACATGATTCTCTTGGCACTCTATCTATAACAAGCTGGTATTCCTCCTCGTTCCCTTTTGCACTAGACTTGTTTGCCAATCTTCATTCTCTACATTTCTATGATTGTCCATGGCTTGAGTCATTTCCCAAAGGGGGTCTTCCTTCAACCCTGCAGAAACTCGAAATTGAGGGTTGCCCCAAGCTGGTTGCTTCTAGGGAGGACTGGggattcttcaaactccattctCTCAAAGAGTTCAGAGTTAGTGATGAGCTTGCCAACGTGGTGTCTTTCCCAGAGTATCTGTTGCTACCATCCTCTCTCAGTGTGCTCGAGTTAATTGGATGTTCAAAGCTAACAACAACAAACTATATGGGTTTTCTCCACCTCAAATCTCTGAAGTCCTTCCATATTTCTGGTTGCCCTCGTCTCCAGTGCTTGCCAGAAGAGAGTCTCCCTAACTCTCTTTCTGTTCTGTGGATTCATGATTGCCCTTTACTTAAGCAGCGGTACCAAAAGAATGGAGaacattggcataaaattcaccACATCCCTTCAGTGATGATTACTTGGCAGATGAAACATGCAGCACATTCATCCGTATGTTCATATCCAGTGTTTTATgtcaaatatttgtgttttatcTTTTGGTGGAATTGA